The DNA sequence GCCGGAGCATTGGCGCAGTGGGGGCCCTGGCCGCAGCACCTGGCGTTCCTGGTCAACATCGCGATCACGATTCCCGGTGCGGTGCTGGCGCTCTCGGTTCCGGAATCTGCGGCCGAGCGCGCACCGGGACGGCTGCTGGACGATCTCACGATCCCCGCCGCCCGGCGCCGCCGGTTCCTGCGCGTCGTTGTGCCGTTGGCGCCGTGGGTGTTCGGCTCAGCGGCGGTGGCGTACGCGGTGCTGCCGACGCTCGTCGCGCCGACGCTTCCGGGCGATCGCATCGCATTCTCGGCGTTGTGCTGTCTGGTCTGTCTGGGCTGTGGTTTCGCCGCACAGATGCTTGCGCCCAGGATCGACCGGGCAGGTACCGCCCGGCTTGGCATCATCGGGTTGGTGTTGATCGCGTCGGGGATGGCACTGGCCGCCGTCGCCGCGTACCGACTCACCGTCCCGCTGGTCCTGATCGCCGCGCTGGTGCTGGGCGCGGGGTACGGAACAGCACTGGTCAGCGGGCTGCAGGAGGTGAACCGGATCGCCGGGCCTACGGACCTGGCCGGCCTCACCGCCGTGTTCTACGGGCTGACATACCTGGGCTTCGGGGTGCCGATGATGCTGACGGTGCTGAGCGGCGCGTTCCCGGCGCTGACGCATCCGGTGCTGCTGGGCGGCGGTGCGGTACTGGCGACGGTCTGCGCGGTGGTGGTGGCGATGAACTCGCGTACGGATATCTGCGAGCGGCCGGGCGTCGAGGCGACGCAGGCTGAAGGAACGCTCGAGTCGGCACTGCGTTAGCCGAAGGACGGATAGGCTCTCGCAACATGATCATCGCAGGGTTGGTATTGACGGGAATCGCAGCGCTCATCCACGTCTACATCTTCTATCTGGAGTCGATCACGTGGACCAGTGAGAAGACCCGCAAGGTGTTCGGCGTCCGCACCGCGGAGGAAGCCGAGATCACCAAACCACTTGCCTTCAACCAGGGTTTCTACAACCTGTTTCTTGCCATCGCCATTGCGGTGGGGACGGTCTTGTGGGCACGTGGTTGCACATCGGTCGGGGCGACACTGGTCTTCACGGGCGCGGGGTCGATGGTCGCCGCCGGGCTGGTGCTGTTGATCTCGTCACCGGACAAGGCATCGGCCGCGCTGAAGCAACTGGTACCCCCGCTGCTCGGGATCGTTGCTCTGGCCGTGGGATTGGCGCTCTGATCGTCTAGTTCGGATCCGGTCCGGTCGCGATGGGGCGCCGCGGGTCACTCGACCATTCGGACCAGGACCCGGGATAGAGGGTCGCGTCGAATCCAGCGATGGCCAAGGCGGCGATCTGATGTGTCGCGGTGACACCCGACCCGCAGTACACCGTGACGGGTGTGTGGCCGACGCCGAGCGTGTCGAAGCGTGCGCGGAGCTCGGCGGCGGGCCGGAAGGTGCCCTCCGGCGTGAGGTTCTCGGCAGTGGGAGCGGAGACGGCACCGGGGATGTGCCCGGCACGCGGGTCCAGGGGCTCTTCGTCTCCGCGGTAGCGGGCCAACGCCCTGGCGTCCAGCACCAGGGCATCCGGGGAACCTGCTTGGGAGGCAACCGTGTCGGCGTCAGCCGAGGCGGATCCGTCCAGCGACGAGATGGTGATCTCGCTGGGCTCGGGGACAACCTCTCCCGTCTCGGCGGGCCCGCCGATCCGCTGCCAGGCCGCCCAGCCGCCGTCGAGAATCCGAACGTCGGTAACTCCGGCGGCGCGCAGCAGCCACCAGGCGCGCGAGGCCGCCTGCCCGTTCCAGTCGTCGTAGACGACCACGGTGTCACCTTCGTTGAGGCCCCAGCGGCGAGCACTGGACTGAAAGGCCTCGGGCGTCGGCAGTGGATGGCGGCCGCGACCCGTCACCGAGTGGTCGGCGAGGTCGGCATCGAGATCGACGAATACCGCGCCGGGAAGGTGGCCCTCCAGATAGGCCGGGCGGCCGTCGGGAGCCATGACGGTCCAGCGCACGTCGAGTAGCCGGACCTCGGAGAGTCGGTCGGCGAGTTCGGTCGCCGAGATGAGCACGTCCATACCGAAACGGTACCGCCGATGGGGCTTACCGCTGCGTGCAAGATTCGGTTCATCGGACGAACTGATTGCTGCCATCGGTCAAGGGCAGCAACGCGAGATCCCGGCGAGGGTGCTCCGGGGCCGCTCGGCGGGACGACAGTAACTCTGTCAACATGACTGGTATGGATCAGCAGGAATGGCAACCGCTCGGCGCGTTGGTTCACCGCGTGTCGGCGGCCTTGCGTTCGGAGATTGCGGCGGCGTTGGCGCCGCTGAATCTGCCCTTCCCGCAATACGTCTGCATGAGGGTGCTGTCCAAGAATCCCGGCTGGTCCAATGCGGATCTGGCCCGTGCGACAGATGTGACACCGCAGTCGATGAACACGGTGCTGCAGGCGCTGCAGGACGCCGGTTTGGTGTCCCGGCCGGACACCGTCGACTCCGGGCGCGCGCGCCCCGCACAGCTGAGCCGGTCCGGTGCCGCCTTGCTCAAGCAGGCAGACGTACTGGCGCAAGAGGCCGAAGAGCGGCTGCTATCGAGCATCTCGGCACAGCAGCGCAGCGACTTCTTCCAAACTCTGCGTGATATCGCCGGTGAGGATGCGACTACCTGCTGAACCTCGCGTCCGGCGGTGGCGCCGGCGAGTAGTTTCGGTGCTATGAAAAGGCTCGCGGCATGTGCGGTAGTTGGAATATCGGCAGTGCTCGTCGGGTGTTCGGCACCCCCACCGTCAGTGGTTCCCTCCAGCACGCCGGGCGTACCGGCCCCACAGCGGCGCACATCAGAGGGCGCCATCATCGTCTCGCCGGACAACTTCGTGCGGGCGGAGACGGACCGGTATTTCGGGAACATCGTGAAGGACGGCGGTTTTGGTTCCTTCCACCACATCCGCGAACTGTCTCCGCTCGATAGGCAGCTGGTCATCCGCCAGAACCGCGACACGCTCTATTCGTCGGCGGTGTTCGACCTGGATGCGGGGCCGGTCACCATCTCGACACCGGACTCGGGACAGCGGTTCATGTCGCTGCAGCTCATCACCGAAGACCACTATGTGCCGGCGGTCTTCTACGGCAAGGGTGAGCACACCATCACCAAGGAACAGACCGGTACCCGCTACGTTGCCGCGGCGGTGCGGACCTTGGTGAATCCGGGCGATCCGGCCGACCTGGCACAGGTCCACGCCCTGCAGGACGCGGTCGGGGTACGGCAAGACCGTCCGGGGGAGTTCGTTATTCCGAAGTGGGAGACTGCAAGTCAGCAGAAGGTTCGCGACGCGCTGCTCCAGCTTGCCGCGACGCTTCCCGATACCAAGGCGACCTTTGGGACCAGGGACGCCACGGACCCGGTGCGCCATCTCATCGGCACCGCGTCGGCCTGGGGCGGGAACCCCGAGAAGGACGCCCTCTATCTCACGGTGAATCCCGTCAAGAACGACGGCACCACGGTGTACCGGCTGACCGTGGGACAGGTGCCGGTGGACGGATTCTGGTCGGTCACCGTCTACAACAAGGACGGCTACTTCACGCCAAATGCACGGAATGCCTACTCGCTCAACAACATCACCGCACAGCGGGATGCCGGAGGCAACACCACTGTGCAATTCGGGGGATGCACGGACGCCGCGGTGAATTGCCTGCCGACCACGCCGGGCTGGAACTACACGGTGAGGCTGTACCGCGCGCAGCCGCAGATTCTCGACGGCCGGTGGGTGTTCCCTGAGGCGCAGCCCGTCGGGTAGTCGGCCCTACTGAGGGGTAACGAATTTCGCGACCTGCTGGGCAACCTCGGATCGGATATCGGCCTCGGACATGTCGTCGAGACCGAAACCGGCCCGCAGGCTGGGGCCCATCAGTCGCCAGCCAAGCTGTAGCGCGATCGCGTGGGCCCCGGCCAGGCGCGCCTCTCGATCGTCGGCGTGGGCAGGACGGATCTGTTCGAGCAGCCATTCCATGCCGGGTTTACGTTCTTGCAGTTCTTCGATGGGGAAGCCGTCGAGAGTGGAGCGGACCATGACGCGCAGCTGTAGATCGTGTGCCGCCTCCAGCTCTTCACTGGGTGCCCCCGCCTCCCGCAATGCCACTGCGGCATCGGCCAGGTGCTGCAAGGTGTCCGCCAGCAGCTGACGCTTGCTTCCGAAATGGCGGTGCACCAGACCGTGGTTCACACCCGCGCGGGTGGCGACCTCCCGGATGGACGTTGCCGTAGGCCCCTTCTCGGCGAAGAGCTCGGAGGCGGCGTTCAGGACGGCCTCCACGACCTCCTCCTTGCCGACGGGTCTGGCATCCGTTGCCTCCGGTGTAGTCATGTGTGTACAGTAGCGGATGGCACGGTGTAGTCAATTGACTACACCCAACGAGTATCGAAGGGATGGGCCATGAGCAGCGATTTTCGTGTGGTGAAGGTGGGCGAGAACATTGGTGCCCGCATCGAGGGTGTGCGCCTCGGGGAGGTGGACGCCGAGACGGCGCATGCCATCAACGAGGCAATGCTGGAGCACAAGGTGATCTTCTTCCGTGGACAGCATCACCTCGATGACGAGGCCCAGTTCGCGTTCGCGCGGTGCATGGGTATCCCGACGTCGGCGCATCCCACGCTGAAATTCGACGGTGAGCGCGTGATGCGGCTCGATTCGGAGGAGGGTGGCCGTGCCAACCAGTGGCACACCGACGTGACCTTCGTGGACCGGATTCCCAAGGCATCCATCCTGCGGGCGGTCGAGTTGCCGCCCTATGGCGGAACCACCACCTGGACCTCGACGGTTGCGGCCTACCGGCAGCTGCCCCGGGCCTTGCAGGAGCTGGCGGACAATCTCTGGGCCATGCACAACAACCAATTCGATTACGCCCAGGTTGATCCCGCCAAGGTGGCGGAGCTGCTGGCCAAGGCGGGGTCCGGATCCAAGTACGTGCGCGAGTTCGGGGCGACACATTTCGAGGCACATCATCCGGTGGTCCGGGTGCACCCCGAGACGGGCGAGAAGGCACTGCTGCTGGGCAACTTTGTCAAGCGAATCCTAGACGTGAGCGCAAGCGAGTCGCAGGCGCTGTTCCGAATGTTCCAGGATCGGATTACCTGGTTGGAGAACACGATTCGATGGAATTGGGAGCTGGGTGACGTCGCGATGTGGGACAACCGGGCCACCCAGCACTACGCCATCTCCGACTACGGCGATCAGCGGCGCCGGATGCATCGCGTGACGCTCGCCGGTGATGTGCCGGTCGGTGTCAACGGCGAAAGCAGCCGGATAATTGCCGGAGACGCCAGTGACTACTCGGTGATCGACAACCCGAAGCGGCTGGTGGCGTAGGGCCTCGGTGGCGTGGTTCAGCCGCGCGTCTCCGGAGATTGCGCGTCGCCGTCCGAGGATGTTCGGCGACGTTAGGCCCGGCGCCTGCCCAGGAAGAACGCGGCCGCGGCAGCCAGGGCGGCAGCCACCACAGCAAT is a window from the Mycobacteroides salmoniphilum genome containing:
- a CDS encoding DUF1304 domain-containing protein; translation: MIIAGLVLTGIAALIHVYIFYLESITWTSEKTRKVFGVRTAEEAEITKPLAFNQGFYNLFLAIAIAVGTVLWARGCTSVGATLVFTGAGSMVAAGLVLLISSPDKASAALKQLVPPLLGIVALAVGLAL
- a CDS encoding MarR family winged helix-turn-helix transcriptional regulator, which produces MDQQEWQPLGALVHRVSAALRSEIAAALAPLNLPFPQYVCMRVLSKNPGWSNADLARATDVTPQSMNTVLQALQDAGLVSRPDTVDSGRARPAQLSRSGAALLKQADVLAQEAEERLLSSISAQQRSDFFQTLRDIAGEDATTC
- a CDS encoding DUF1254 domain-containing protein, with product MKRLAACAVVGISAVLVGCSAPPPSVVPSSTPGVPAPQRRTSEGAIIVSPDNFVRAETDRYFGNIVKDGGFGSFHHIRELSPLDRQLVIRQNRDTLYSSAVFDLDAGPVTISTPDSGQRFMSLQLITEDHYVPAVFYGKGEHTITKEQTGTRYVAAAVRTLVNPGDPADLAQVHALQDAVGVRQDRPGEFVIPKWETASQQKVRDALLQLAATLPDTKATFGTRDATDPVRHLIGTASAWGGNPEKDALYLTVNPVKNDGTTVYRLTVGQVPVDGFWSVTVYNKDGYFTPNARNAYSLNNITAQRDAGGNTTVQFGGCTDAAVNCLPTTPGWNYTVRLYRAQPQILDGRWVFPEAQPVG
- a CDS encoding TetR/AcrR family transcriptional regulator, which translates into the protein MTTPEATDARPVGKEEVVEAVLNAASELFAEKGPTATSIREVATRAGVNHGLVHRHFGSKRQLLADTLQHLADAAVALREAGAPSEELEAAHDLQLRVMVRSTLDGFPIEELQERKPGMEWLLEQIRPAHADDREARLAGAHAIALQLGWRLMGPSLRAGFGLDDMSEADIRSEVAQQVAKFVTPQ
- a CDS encoding MFS transporter, which codes for MFGIAWGGNEFTPLLVMYRQAGQSAASVDILLFAYVLGIIPALFLGGPLSDRYGRRAVMLPAPFMSMAGSLVLALGSQHFALLFTGRVLSGIALGLAMAAGSSWVKELSAPPFDRAGAGARRGAMSLTAGFALGAAVAGALAQWGPWPQHLAFLVNIAITIPGAVLALSVPESAAERAPGRLLDDLTIPAARRRRFLRVVVPLAPWVFGSAAVAYAVLPTLVAPTLPGDRIAFSALCCLVCLGCGFAAQMLAPRIDRAGTARLGIIGLVLIASGMALAAVAAYRLTVPLVLIAALVLGAGYGTALVSGLQEVNRIAGPTDLAGLTAVFYGLTYLGFGVPMMLTVLSGAFPALTHPVLLGGGAVLATVCAVVVAMNSRTDICERPGVEATQAEGTLESALR
- a CDS encoding sulfurtransferase encodes the protein MDVLISATELADRLSEVRLLDVRWTVMAPDGRPAYLEGHLPGAVFVDLDADLADHSVTGRGRHPLPTPEAFQSSARRWGLNEGDTVVVYDDWNGQAASRAWWLLRAAGVTDVRILDGGWAAWQRIGGPAETGEVVPEPSEITISSLDGSASADADTVASQAGSPDALVLDARALARYRGDEEPLDPRAGHIPGAVSAPTAENLTPEGTFRPAAELRARFDTLGVGHTPVTVYCGSGVTATHQIAALAIAGFDATLYPGSWSEWSSDPRRPIATGPDPN
- a CDS encoding TauD/TfdA dioxygenase family protein translates to MSSDFRVVKVGENIGARIEGVRLGEVDAETAHAINEAMLEHKVIFFRGQHHLDDEAQFAFARCMGIPTSAHPTLKFDGERVMRLDSEEGGRANQWHTDVTFVDRIPKASILRAVELPPYGGTTTWTSTVAAYRQLPRALQELADNLWAMHNNQFDYAQVDPAKVAELLAKAGSGSKYVREFGATHFEAHHPVVRVHPETGEKALLLGNFVKRILDVSASESQALFRMFQDRITWLENTIRWNWELGDVAMWDNRATQHYAISDYGDQRRRMHRVTLAGDVPVGVNGESSRIIAGDASDYSVIDNPKRLVA